One segment of Vulpes lagopus strain Blue_001 chromosome 8, ASM1834538v1, whole genome shotgun sequence DNA contains the following:
- the PTAFR gene encoding platelet-activating factor receptor → MAMEANDSSHVDSEFRYTLFPIVYSIIFVLGVVANSYVLWVFACLYPSKKLNEIKIFMVNLTMADLLFLVTLPLWIIYYHNQGNWILPGFLCNLAGCFFFINTYCSVAFLAVITYNRFQAVTRPIKTAQATTRKRGFLVSLVIWVAIVAAASYFFILDSTNVVPSKSGSGNITRCFEHYEKGSVPVLIVHVFLVFGFFLVFLIIFFCNLVIIRRLLMQPVQLQHNAEVKRRALWMVCTVLAVFIVCFVPHHLVQLPWTLAELGFQSSSFHQGINDAHQVTLCLLSTNCVLDPIIYCFLTKKFRKHLTEKFHSIRGSRKCSRATSETGTEVVMPLSQVPVKSLKK, encoded by the coding sequence ATGGCGATGGAGGCAAATGATTCCTCTCACGTGGACTCTGAGTTCCGCTATACCCTCTTCCCGATTGTTTACAGCATCATCTTTGTGCTGGGGGTAGTTGCCAACAGTTATGTGCTGTGGGTCTTTGCCTGCCTGTACCCTTCCAAGAAACTCAATGAGATAAAGATCTTCATGGTGAACCTCACCATGGCTGACCTGCTCTTCTTGGTGACCCTGCCCCTGTGGATCATCTACTACCACAACCAGGGCAACTGGATTCTCCCCGGTTTCCTCTGCAACTTGGCTGGCTGCTTCTTCTTCATCAACACCTACTGCTCAGTGGCCTTCCTGGCTGTCATCACTTACAACCGCTTCCAGGCAGTGACCCGGCCCATCAAGACAGCTCAGGCCACCACCCGCAAGCGTGGTTTCTTGGTGTCCCTGGTCATCTGGGTGGCCATTGTGGCTGCTGCGTCCTATTTCTTCATCCTGGACTCCACCAACGTAGTGCCCAGCAAGTCCGGCTCGGGCAACATCACACGCTGCTTTGAGCATTATGAGAAGGGCAGCGTGCCTGTCCTCATTGTCCACGTCTTCCTTGTGTTCGGCTTCTTCCTCGTCTTCCTCATCATTTTCTTCTGCAACCTGGTCATCATCCGCAGGCTGCTCATGCAGCCGGTGCAGCTGCAGCACAACGCGGAAGTCAAGCGCCGGGCTCTGTGGATGGTGTGCACCGTCTTGGCCGTGTTCATCGTATGCTTCGTGCCCCACCACCTTGTGCAGCTGCCCTGGACCCTGGCCGAGCTGGGCTTCCAGAGCAGCAGCTTCCACCAGGGTATCAACGATGCCCATCAGGTCACTCTCTGCCTTCTTAGCACCAATTGCGTCTTAGACCCCATCATCTACTGTTTCCTCACCAAGAAGTTTCGCAAGCACCTCACAGAGAAGTTCCATAGCATTCGTGGCAGCCGGAAGTGCTCCCGGGCTACCTCAGAGACAGGCACCGAGGTGGTCATGCCACTCAGCCAAGTCCCTGTCAAATCCCTCAAAAAATAG